A segment of the Cohnella algarum genome:
GGCCGCATCCGGCGAAGCGGACGTTCCAGGCGATCCGAATCGCCGTCAACGACGAACTGGAGGCGTTTCGCGAGGCGCTGCTGCAGGCGATCGATTGTTTGAAGCCCGGCGGGCGGATCGCCGTCATTACGTTTCACTCGCTGGAAGACCGCATTTGCAAAGAAACGTTTGCGAAAGAAGTGCCGAAAAATATGTCTCCGCCGGGGTTCCCGGTCGAGATCATGAGCGAGGGCAGGCTTAAGCTTACCCCGCGCAAGCCTGTTCTGCCTTCCGAACGCGAACTCGAGGCCAATCCGAGAGCGCGCTCGGCCAAATTGCGAATTGCCGAAAAGCTCGCGAAGGCGAGTCTCGACGAATAGACCGGAAGGGGATTGAAGGAATGCCGCAACAATATTATGGGAACCTGGCTCTCCGTCCGGAACGGAAGCCCGAGGAGCCGGCAAGAAAGAAAGCGCCTGCTCCTTCGCGGTCGCCCGATCCGCGCCGCCGTTCGATTCCGGTCGGGGAAAAACTGCTTTATTTGCTGTCCGTATTTTTGTTCGTTGCCGTATCCAGCGTCGTCATCTACCGATACGCGGGCCTCTATCAGCTCAACCGCGAAATTCAAACGGTCACGACCCAGTACGAGCAGCGGGTGGAAGAAAACAAAGAGCTGCAAAGAGAAATCGACAAGCTGAAAGATCCCAGCCGAATCAAAGAGATTGCCGGGCAAAACGGACTTTTGCAAAACGACGAACAACCGATCACGCTGTCTCCCGACTCCGGTCAACCTGCCGCGGATTCGAATCCGTAAAGCTTTTGTCAGAGGGTGAAAGGGTATGGAAAGACGAATCAAATTGCGCACGCTGCTGTTGGGAGGGCTCATCACCCTCCTGTTTTTCGGTTTGATCGTCCGAATCTATTGGGTTCAAGTCGCCAATGCCGAGTTTTGGGAGGGACAAGCCCGCCAAACCTGGGTAACGAGCAAAAAGCTCGTGCAGGACCGCGGGACGATCACGGACCGGGACGGCAAGGTGCTGGCCGCCGACACGGTCGCCTATACGCTGGCCGTCGGGCCGAAAAAGCTTCACGAGCTTGAAGAAGAGCATCCCGAATGGCGCTTGGTCGACCAGATCGTTTCCAAGTTCGGCATCGTGCTGGGCAAGGACGAGACGGAGATTCGCGAGGCGATCGACGCCAAAAAATCGGACGGGACCTACCTTGCCCAACGCGAAATCCGTCCCGAAGGCTGGAAAATGGACAAGGAAGTCGCCGACCGGTTGATGGCGTTTCGCGATCAGTTGAAGGAGCAAACCGGCCAATCCGACGTCGGCATTTATTTTATCGAAGAGAAGAAACGTTTTTATCCGAACGATTCGCTGGCTTCGCATATTCTCGGCTACGAGAATAAAGAAGGGGAAGCGGTCATGGGGATGGAAAAAACGCTGAACGAAGAATTAAAGGGACAGGAAGGCTCGATCACCTACGAAAAAGACGGCATCCGGACGCAATTGGCCAACGGAAACGTAGAGGTCAAGCAGGCGGTCGACGGGAAAAACGTCAGGCTGACGATCGATCAGGACATTCAGTTTTACATGGAAGAAGCGCTGAAAGAGGCTTACAAGCAGTATAATCCGGTCAGCATCACGGCGATCGCGGCCGACCCGAAGACGATGGACATACTGGGAATGGTCAGCCTGCCGGATTTCGATCCGAACAACTATTGGAATTATTCGTCCAATCAGGAAGCGTTCAAAAACAACGCGATCCAGTCGGTGTACGAGCCCGGTTCGACCTTCAAAATCGTGACGCTGGCGGCGGCGGTGGAAGAAGGGCTGTTCAATCCGAACGCCTACTACGATTCGGGGAGCATCAGCATTTCCAGCAAGGACAAGCCGATCCACGATCACAACTGGAGCGGGTGGGGCCGGATCTCGTATTTGGAAGGCCTGAAATATTCCAGTAACGTCGCGTTCGTCAAGCTCGGCTATCAAATGCTCGGCAAAGAGTTGTTCAAGCAATATATCGACAATTTCGGCTTCGGCGCCAAAACGGGCATCGAGCTGCAAGGCGAAGTGATCGGCAAAACGTCGCTGACGTGGAATCGCGACTACGCTTCGGCCACGTTCGGCCAAGGCGTAACGGTTACGCCGATCCAGCAGGTTGCGGCGGTCGCGGCGGTCGCGAACGGCGGCAAGCTGTACCAGCCGCATTTGGTCAAAGAGATCGTCGATCCGGCAACGGGAGAAAAAACGGTGACCGAGCCGAAGGTCGTGCGCCAGGTCATTTCCGAGGAAACGTCCAGGCAGGTCGGCGAATATTTGGAGCAGGTCGTCAGCGACCAGGAAATCGGCACGGGCCGCAACGCGTACATTCCCGGCTACCGGATTGCCGGCAAAACGGGCACCGCCCAGGTCGTCGAAAACGGGATTTACTCCGAGGACAAATTCGTCGTTTCGTTCATCGGCTACGCGCCGGTGGAAGATCCGCAGATCGTCCTGTACGTCCTGGTCGACCGTCCGCAGGACGAATATGCGGGCGGCGGCTCGGTCGCGGCCCCGATTTTCAAAAAAATCATGGAGCAGTCGCTTCGCCATCTCGGCGTCATGCCGCAATTGGAAGAGGAGGACGCCGAAACCGGCGAAGAGACGGAAAGCGCGCCGGTAACGGCGACCGTTCCCGACGCCGCGGGCAAGACGATCGAGCAGGCGGCGGCTTCGCTGCAAAGCGCGGGGTTTCAGGCGGAAGTGCTCGGCAAGGGCGATAAAGTGCTCCACCAGCTGCCCGTCGCGGGGAGCGTGTTTCCGACGGCCGACCGCGTCTACTTGCTTACGGAGGAAAAAGTCGGCAGCGTGCCGGACATGACGGGGCTGTCGCTGCGCGACGCGCTCGATCTGTGCTCGCTGCTCGGCGCGACGTGCCGGGTGACCGGCGAAGGCTACGTAAGCGCCCAACAGTCCACGGTCACGGACGGCGCCATATCCGTCGTGCTGGCCCTTGCGCCTCCCGGTCAAAAAGCCGAAATCGAGGACGGCGCTTCGGACGGGGAGACCGGCGATGCCGCCGACGGACAATCGGACGGAGATGCCGGGCAGACCGAAGAAGAGACGGACGATCGGACGCAATCGAATCCATAAGGCTTGTTCTAACCCCCCTTCCCCGGAATAGCTTGAACTAAGCGGTGCGGGCTCGGCCCGCCGGTTCCGGGGAGGGGGGACTTTGCATGAAAATATCTCAGGTGACCGTGCGCAGGCGGCTGTTCGCCGCTCTCATTTTCGTAATCGTCGGTTTCGGCGCCCTGATTTTCCGGCTCGGATACGTTCAGCTGTGGAACGGGGAGGAACTGTCGGAAAAAGCGGAAGATTCCTGGAGACGCGAAATTCCGTTCGCCGCCAAACGCGGGGCGATCGCGGATCGGAACGGCGTCAGCCTCGCGTATAACGTCAGTTCGCCGACGGTGTACGCCGTCCCGGCCCAGGTCAAGGATCCGGGAGAAACGGCGAGAAAGCTGTCGCCCTTGCTCGGCATGACGGAGGAGAAGCTTTATTCGCAGCTGACGAAAAAGGAGAGCAACGTCCGGCTGCAGCCGGGGGGACGCAAAATGACGACCGAGCTGGCGCAGCGGGTCCGGGATCTCGATTTGCCGGGCATCGTCGTCGCGGAGGACAGCAAGCGCTACTATCCTTACGGCAGCATGGCGTCGCACATTCTCGGCATCGTCGGCTACGACGGGGGACTGACGGGGCTGGAGAAAAAGTATGACGAGCTGCTGTCCGGCATCAACGGGAACGTTTCGTTCCTGACGGACGCGGCGGGCAGGCAGATGCCGAATTCGTCGGAAAATTACGTGCCGTCGCGCGACGGGCTCACGCTCCAGCTTACGCTCGACCAAAAAATCCAGTCGATCGTCGAACGCGAGCTCGATCAAGCCATGCTTCAATATCAGGCCGACAGCGTCATCGCCATCGCGATGGATCCGGACACCGGCGAAATTTTGGCGATGGGAAGCCGTCCGACGTTTCAGCCCGATTTGTATCAGGAGGTCGACCCGTCCGTCTACAACCGGATTTTGCCGATCTGGATGACGTACGAGCCCGGGTCGACGTTCAAGATCATTACGCTCTCCGCGGCGCTCGAGGAAAAAAAGGTCGATTTGAAAAACGAGTTTTTTTACGACCCCGGCTTTGTGGACGTGGCCGGCGCCAAGCTGCGCTGCTGGAAAAAAGGAGGGCACGGCAGCCAGTCGTTCCTCGAGGTCGTCGAAAACTCCTGCAACCCGGGCTTCGTGGCGCTGGGGCAGCGGCTCGGCAAGGACGCGCTGTTCAAGTATATCCAGGATTTCGGCTTCGGGAAGCGAACCGGAATCGACCTGGAGGGAGAAGAAAACGGCATTTTGTTCAAGCCGAAGCAGGTCGGTCCGGTCGAGCTCGCGACGACCTCGTTCGGCCAGGGCGTTTCCGTTACGCCGATCCAGCAAATTACGGCGGTGGCGGCGGCGATCAACGGCGGAAAGCTGTATAAGCCGCACGTGTCCAAGGCATGGGTGCACCCGGAAACCGGGACCGTGCTGGAGGAGACGCAGCCCGAGCTCGTCCGGGAGGTCATCTCGCCCGAGACGTCGCGGCAGGTTCGCGAGGCGCTCGAAAGCGTCGTCGCCCGCGGCACGGGGGGCAACGCCTTCCTGGACGGCTACCGGGTCGGCGGCAAGACGGGGACCGCGCAAAAGGTCGTGAACGGCAGGTACTCGCCGAACGAGCACATCGTGTCCTTTATCGGCTTCGCGCCGGCGGACGACCCCGAGCTGATCGTTTACGTCGCGGTCGACAATCCGCAGGGCATTCAATTCGGCGGCGTCGTCGCGGCGCCCGTCGTGCGCAACATCATGGCGGACGCGCTGCCGTACCTCGGCGTCAAGCCGAGCGCCGACCAGCTTCCGAAGGAATACAAGCCGGGCGAAACGCGGATCGTGACGGTGCCGAACGTCGTCGGGAAGACGGTTTCGGATTTGTACGAGGACCTGAACATGAATTTTACGTTGTCCGCTTCGGGCAAAGGCTCGACGGTCATCCGGCAGGCGCCCGCGGCCGGCTCGCGGGTGGCGAAAGGGTCGGTCATCCGCATCTATTTGGGCGAAGAAGCCGCGGACGAATGAAAAACGTTTCATTTTCAGAAAATCGTGCGGGATTCACTTGTGTCGGCGAGTCCGTTCGTTGATAATGAGTGTACTGCATGTCGAAGGAGGCCGATGGCTTATGTTATTGGAAGAACTTGCCCGGCAGTTGATCGTATGCCGTCCCGTCGGCGATATCCGGGTCCCTATACAAGGCATCGAAGCTGATTCCCGTCGCGTGCGGCCGGGTCAGCTGTTCTTTTGTTTGCCCGGCCATACCGTGGACGGGCACGATTTCGCGCCGCAAGCGGCGGCGGCCGGCGCGGCGGCGCTCGTCGTCGGCCGCGAGCTGGACGTCGCCCTGCCGCAGCTCGTCGTGCCCGACGTCGGGCATGCGCTGGCGCAGCTTGCGGACGTCTGGTTCGGACGTCCGTCGCACAAGCTGCTGCCGATCGGCGTCACCGGCACGAACGGCAAGACGACGACGACGTATTTGATCGAGCGCATTCTGGCGGACGCGGGCATCGCGCCCGGCGTCATCGGCACGATCGAGACGCGGTTCGCCGGAAGGAGCCTGCCGATGTCGGGGACGACGCCCGACGCGCTGAACCTGCAGCGGATTTTCCGGGAAATGGCGGACGCCGGAACGGAGCGCTGCGTCATGGAAGTCAGCTCCCATGCGCTCGCGCAGGGCCGCGTGAAGGGGACAAGGTTCCGCGGCGCGGTATTTACGAACCTGACGCAGGACCATCTCGATTATCACGGCACGATGGAAGCATACGCCGACGCGAAGGGGCTGTTTTTCTCCCGGCTCGGCAACCATTACGAGGACGATCCGTCCTTGCGCGGCTACGCCGTGCTCAACGCGGACGACGACGTTTCGGAACGGTTCGCCCGGCTGACCGCGGCGGAAGTGGTGACCTACGGCGTGGAGCGGGAGGCTCACGTTCGGGCGTCGAACGTCCGCATCTCCGCCGGGGGAACGTCGTTTACGGCGGACACGTTCCGCGGCAGCCGCGAAGTGAAGCTCAAGCTCGTCGGCAAGTTCAACGTCTACAACGCGCTGGCGGCGCTCGCGGCCGCGCTTTGCGAAGGCATCGGGCTCGACCGGGCGATCGCGAGCCTGGAGAGCACGCCCGGCGTTCCCGGCCGGGTGGAAGCGGTCGACGAGGGCCAGCCGTTTGCCGTCATCGTCGATTACGCGCATACGCCCGACGGGCTGGACAACGTGCTCCGCACCGTCCGGGAGCTGGCAAAGGGACAAGTGATATGCGTTTTCGGCTGCGGCGGGGACCGCGACCGGACGAAGCGGCCGATCATGGGCCGAATCGCCGCACAGCTCGCCGACAGGCTGATCGTGACGAGCGACAATCCGCGCTCGGAGGATCCGGCCGCGATTTTGCGGGACATCGAGGCGGGGCTCGCGGACATCGGCACGCCCCGGGAGCGCTACATACTGGAACCGGACCGAAAGGCCGCGATCGAGATGGCGGTTGAAATGGCAAGCCCGGGAGATGTAGTATTGATTGCGGGGAAAGGTCATGAAACGTATCAAATCATCGGCGGCGTCACCTACGATTTCGACGACCGCCTCGTTGCGAAAGAAGCATTAAGGAGACGAAAGTCGTGATGATCGCATCTTTGCATACTGTCGCGGACTGGTGCGGAGGCGTCCGCATCGAGGGGGCGCCCGGCGCCGGACAGACCGAAATCGCCGGCGTGTCGACCGATACGAGGAGCCTCGCGCCGGGTCAGCTGTTCGTGCCGCTCGCCGGAGAACGCTTCGACGGCCACGATCATTTGCGGGCGGCCGAGGCGGCCGGAGCGGCGGCCGCCCTCTGGCAAGCGGACCGTCCGATTCCGCCCGGGGCCGGAATTCCGCTCGTCGTCGTCCGGGATACGCTTGCCGCCTTGCAAAAGCTGGCCGAAAGCTATTTGGCCGGCTTGAACGCCCGCGTCGTCGGCGTAACCGGGAGCAACGGCAAGACGACGACGAAGGATCTGATCGCCTCGGTGCTGGCGACCGGGTTCAAGGTGCACGCCACCGCGGGCAATTTCAACAACCATATCGGGCTCCCGCTGACGATCTTGCGGGCGCCGGCGGATACGGAAGCGATCGTGCTCGAAATGGGCATGAGCGGGAAAGGCGAAATTTCGCTGCTCTCGCGCCTCGCGAAGCCGGACGCCGCCGTCGTCACGAATATCGGCGACGCCCACCTGCTGCAGCTCGGCTCGCGCCGCAACATCGCGCGCGCCAAGCTGGAAATCGCGGAAGGGCTGAAAGCCGGCGGCGCCCTCGTCTACAACGGCGACGAGCCGCTGCTCCGGGAAGAGCTCGCGCATCTTGCCTTGCCCGAAGGCGCAAGGCTCGTCTCCTTCGGCGAAGGGGAGGGCTGCGACGTTCGCCTCCGGGAAGCCGAGGTGACGCTGGAAGGGTGCGTTTTCCGCATCGCGGACCGCCCGGACGCCGCTTTCGAGCTTGGCGTGACCGGACGCCACAACGCGGTGAACGCGCTCGCGGTCGTCGCGGTCGGCCGGCTGTTCGGGCTGGGCGACGAGCAAATCGCAACCGGGCTCAAATCCGCGAAGCTGACCGGAATGCGCATCG
Coding sequences within it:
- the ftsL gene encoding cell division protein FtsL gives rise to the protein MPQQYYGNLALRPERKPEEPARKKAPAPSRSPDPRRRSIPVGEKLLYLLSVFLFVAVSSVVIYRYAGLYQLNREIQTVTTQYEQRVEENKELQREIDKLKDPSRIKEIAGQNGLLQNDEQPITLSPDSGQPAADSNP
- a CDS encoding penicillin-binding transpeptidase domain-containing protein; the protein is MERRIKLRTLLLGGLITLLFFGLIVRIYWVQVANAEFWEGQARQTWVTSKKLVQDRGTITDRDGKVLAADTVAYTLAVGPKKLHELEEEHPEWRLVDQIVSKFGIVLGKDETEIREAIDAKKSDGTYLAQREIRPEGWKMDKEVADRLMAFRDQLKEQTGQSDVGIYFIEEKKRFYPNDSLASHILGYENKEGEAVMGMEKTLNEELKGQEGSITYEKDGIRTQLANGNVEVKQAVDGKNVRLTIDQDIQFYMEEALKEAYKQYNPVSITAIAADPKTMDILGMVSLPDFDPNNYWNYSSNQEAFKNNAIQSVYEPGSTFKIVTLAAAVEEGLFNPNAYYDSGSISISSKDKPIHDHNWSGWGRISYLEGLKYSSNVAFVKLGYQMLGKELFKQYIDNFGFGAKTGIELQGEVIGKTSLTWNRDYASATFGQGVTVTPIQQVAAVAAVANGGKLYQPHLVKEIVDPATGEKTVTEPKVVRQVISEETSRQVGEYLEQVVSDQEIGTGRNAYIPGYRIAGKTGTAQVVENGIYSEDKFVVSFIGYAPVEDPQIVLYVLVDRPQDEYAGGGSVAAPIFKKIMEQSLRHLGVMPQLEEEDAETGEETESAPVTATVPDAAGKTIEQAAASLQSAGFQAEVLGKGDKVLHQLPVAGSVFPTADRVYLLTEEKVGSVPDMTGLSLRDALDLCSLLGATCRVTGEGYVSAQQSTVTDGAISVVLALAPPGQKAEIEDGASDGETGDAADGQSDGDAGQTEEETDDRTQSNP
- a CDS encoding stage V sporulation protein D, whose amino-acid sequence is MKISQVTVRRRLFAALIFVIVGFGALIFRLGYVQLWNGEELSEKAEDSWRREIPFAAKRGAIADRNGVSLAYNVSSPTVYAVPAQVKDPGETARKLSPLLGMTEEKLYSQLTKKESNVRLQPGGRKMTTELAQRVRDLDLPGIVVAEDSKRYYPYGSMASHILGIVGYDGGLTGLEKKYDELLSGINGNVSFLTDAAGRQMPNSSENYVPSRDGLTLQLTLDQKIQSIVERELDQAMLQYQADSVIAIAMDPDTGEILAMGSRPTFQPDLYQEVDPSVYNRILPIWMTYEPGSTFKIITLSAALEEKKVDLKNEFFYDPGFVDVAGAKLRCWKKGGHGSQSFLEVVENSCNPGFVALGQRLGKDALFKYIQDFGFGKRTGIDLEGEENGILFKPKQVGPVELATTSFGQGVSVTPIQQITAVAAAINGGKLYKPHVSKAWVHPETGTVLEETQPELVREVISPETSRQVREALESVVARGTGGNAFLDGYRVGGKTGTAQKVVNGRYSPNEHIVSFIGFAPADDPELIVYVAVDNPQGIQFGGVVAAPVVRNIMADALPYLGVKPSADQLPKEYKPGETRIVTVPNVVGKTVSDLYEDLNMNFTLSASGKGSTVIRQAPAAGSRVAKGSVIRIYLGEEAADE
- a CDS encoding UDP-N-acetylmuramoyl-L-alanyl-D-glutamate--2,6-diaminopimelate ligase, whose translation is MLLEELARQLIVCRPVGDIRVPIQGIEADSRRVRPGQLFFCLPGHTVDGHDFAPQAAAAGAAALVVGRELDVALPQLVVPDVGHALAQLADVWFGRPSHKLLPIGVTGTNGKTTTTYLIERILADAGIAPGVIGTIETRFAGRSLPMSGTTPDALNLQRIFREMADAGTERCVMEVSSHALAQGRVKGTRFRGAVFTNLTQDHLDYHGTMEAYADAKGLFFSRLGNHYEDDPSLRGYAVLNADDDVSERFARLTAAEVVTYGVEREAHVRASNVRISAGGTSFTADTFRGSREVKLKLVGKFNVYNALAALAAALCEGIGLDRAIASLESTPGVPGRVEAVDEGQPFAVIVDYAHTPDGLDNVLRTVRELAKGQVICVFGCGGDRDRTKRPIMGRIAAQLADRLIVTSDNPRSEDPAAILRDIEAGLADIGTPRERYILEPDRKAAIEMAVEMASPGDVVLIAGKGHETYQIIGGVTYDFDDRLVAKEALRRRKS
- a CDS encoding UDP-N-acetylmuramoyl-tripeptide--D-alanyl-D-alanine ligase, which codes for MMIASLHTVADWCGGVRIEGAPGAGQTEIAGVSTDTRSLAPGQLFVPLAGERFDGHDHLRAAEAAGAAAALWQADRPIPPGAGIPLVVVRDTLAALQKLAESYLAGLNARVVGVTGSNGKTTTKDLIASVLATGFKVHATAGNFNNHIGLPLTILRAPADTEAIVLEMGMSGKGEISLLSRLAKPDAAVVTNIGDAHLLQLGSRRNIARAKLEIAEGLKAGGALVYNGDEPLLREELAHLALPEGARLVSFGEGEGCDVRLREAEVTLEGCVFRIADRPDAAFELGVTGRHNAVNALAVVAVGRLFGLGDEQIATGLKSAKLTGMRIERSKAYNGAVVLNDAYNSSPTAVRAAIGLVAQLKGYRKKWIVLSDMLELGPDEAAFHAGIGEALTPDKADALYTVGPLSAHTAERAKASFPEGAVRHFATKRELIEALLPELSPDDLVLVKASRGMKLEEVAFALQKGAVG